In Corylus avellana chromosome ca2, CavTom2PMs-1.0, the following proteins share a genomic window:
- the LOC132168767 gene encoding cysteine-rich receptor-like protein kinase 10 — MLMDQFSVKLSLGGTMFFIQKAFLFLLFVGSALMSSINSQPITYIHHDCGDQPNNSSDASFESNLTVLLGSLSSKASENNSFYNNASNGIYGLFLCRGDVNTSTCQSCVSYAVQNITSLCLPNITAIIWFDQCMLRYSNSNFFGEEETSPALLMWNIENTTSPDDPNYRARALMYDLIAKVEGTDMLFQVGSSSSGNNGSEDRFGLVQCTRDITDTLCTKCLDDLLTEANRCCEAKRGWRVLAPSCNIRYESYSFIQQPPVPPPVPPPAPPPPQPVSVAPQPLPDNGGGNNTTKIVSITVSSIAVVAALLGFWYYSSFCRRRRREEEEISQAIMLGNREGSQSIDFMDGSIHARNQDNSGEMHYFNLRTIQAATNNFSDVNKLGEGGFGPVYKGKLIDGKEIAVKRLSMESKQGLEEFKNEVLLIVKLQHKHLVRLLGCCLEGGEKLLVYEYMANTSLDAFLFDPAKSGILDWAKRTSILNGIARGLLYLHEDSRLKIIHRDMKASNVLLDDEMNPKISDFGTARIFEGNQIEANTNRVVGTYGYMAPEYAMEGQFSVKSDVYSFGVLMLEIISGKKNMGFYHPEHAESLLSTAWRLWNEGKGVELIDQTLVDTCPRSEALRLIHIALLCVQEDPSERPTMSMVVLMLGSSSINLPRPLAPPFSVGRPPILSDQSTTSGAMIRFSASDQSSTSAST; from the exons ATGTTGATGGAccaattttctgttaaattaaGTCTAGGAGGGACAATGTTTTTCATCCAAAAAgctttccttttcctattatttGTAGGCAGTGCGCTTATGAGCTCCATTAATTCCCAGCCAATTACCTACATTCACCACGATTGTGGAGATCAACCTAACAATTCATCCGACGCTTCTTTCGAATCAAACCTCACAGTCCTGCTGGGTTCTTTATCCTCTAAAGCTTCCGAAAACAACAGCTTCTACAACAATGCCTCTAATGGCATCTACGGCCTCTTCCTCTGCCGAGGTGATGTTAACACTAGTACCTGCCAAAGCTGTGTCAGCTATGCGGTTCAAAATATCACAAGTCTGTGTCTACCAAATATAACTGCCATCATCTGGTTCGATCAATGCATGTTAAGGTACTCCAATTCTAATTTCTTTGGAGAGGAGGAGACATCGCCAGCGCTGCTCATGTGGAATATCGAGAATACCACTTCACCCGACGATCCTAATTATAGAGCACGAGCTCTAATGTACGATCTAATAGCAAAAGTTGAAGGAACAGATATGTTGTTCCAGGTAGGGTCTAGCTCGTCTGGGAATAATGGGTCTGAGGATAGATTTGGGTTGGTGCAGTGTACCAGAGATATCACTGATACTTTATGCACCAAATGTTTGGATGACTTGCTGACTGAAGCCAATCGGTGTTGCGAAGCGAAGAGAGGGTGGCGCGTTTTGGCCCCAAGTTGCAATATAAGGTATGAGAGCTACTCATTCATTCAGCAACCACCTGTGCCGCCGCCTGTGCCGCCGCCTGCACCGCCACCGCCCCAACCTGTGTCTGTAGCACCACAGCCACTGCCTGATAATG GAGGAGGAAACAATACAACAAAGATCGTAAGCATTACCGTATCATCAATTGCAGTTGTCGCGGCCCTCTTGGGTTTCTGGTATTATTCATCCTTTTgcaggaggagaagaagagaag AAGAGGAAATAAGCCAAGCAATTATGTTAGGAAACAGGGAAGGTTCACAGTCAATAGACTTCATGGACGGAAGTATCCATGCCAGGAATCAAGACAACAGTGGAGAAATGCATTACTTCAATTTGAGGACCATACAGGCTGCTACAAATAATTTTTCCGATGTAAATAAGCTTGGAGAAGGTGGTTTCGGCCCAGTTTACAAG GGAAAGCTGATTGATGGAAAGGAAATAGCAGTTAAAAGGCTTTCAATGGAATCTAAACAAGGTCTTGAAGAGTTCAAGAATGAAGTTTTGTTAATTGTCAAACTTCAACACAAACATCTAGTGAGGCTCTTGGGATGCTGCTTGGAAGGAGGCGAAAAGCTTCTAGTCTATGAGTACATGGCCAACACTAGTCTGGATGCCTTCCTGTTTg ATCCAGCAAAAAGTGGAATACTAGATTGGGCTAAGCGCACAAGCATTCTTAATGGGATCGCTAGGGGCCTTCTATATCTACATGAAGACTCTCGACTCAAAATCATCCATAGAGATATGAAAGCAAGCAATGTATTGCTAGATGATGAGATGAACCCAAAGATATCAGATTTTGGCACTGCTAGGATTTTCGAAGGCAATCAAATAGAAGCCAACACTAACAGAGTCGTGGGTACATA TGGATACATGGCGCCAGAGTATGCAATGGAGGGGCAATTTTCAGTAAAGTCCGATGTTTACAGCTTTGGAGTTTTAATGCTAGAAATCATAAGTGGGAAAAAGAATATGGGCTTCTATCATCCAGAGCATGCAGAAAGCCTTCTCTCAACT GCATGGCGACTATGGAATGAAGGCAAAGGAGTGGAGTTGATAGATCAGACCTTAGTCGACACTTGTCCTAGAAGTGAGGCTCTGAGATTGATCCATATCGCATTGTTGTGTGTTCAGGAAGATCCCAGTGAAAGACCTACAATGTCAATGGTCGTCCTGATGCTTGGAAGCAGCTCGATAAACCTTCCTCGGCCATTAGCACCTCCATTCTCTGTAGGTAGACCTCCTATCTTATCTGATCAATCTACAACAAGTGGAGCCATGATAAGATTTTCGGCATCTGATCAATCTTCAACAAGTGCTTCTACCTAG
- the LOC132170020 gene encoding cysteine-rich receptor-like protein kinase 10, with the protein MRVEELVGSLQTFELMLPKPKSSKNLALKIKAAKGKSVVHFDEDSGDDEEIAIIARKFRKFFKKNGNFRSRESKNFVNPSNEVRDNYEGKNDENHKDKLSRGRKCHEYGGIGHIRANCGNLINSKAFGISYDSEHEASEFNSLDSEHGICNNESEEEGDLQNAYNDLYVECIKLKKLNKQHLQKLKDVNLENDRLSVALTDLHAIHNTLITGLGFDKSVVSSTNAASPSKLIFVKPVCKEESLTKKKEMYPPVSRGEKGCALMSSINSQPITYIYHVCEDQANNSSDASFESNLTVLLGSLSSKASENNSFYNDTSNGIYGLFLCRGDVNTSTCQSCVSYAAQNITSLCPSNTTAIIWFDQCMLRYSDTNFFGVETTSPRVILFNVQDRTSPNITDFGGQSLLNGLIADALETEMLYKADNWSGNSNASEHRYGLVQCNRDIDSTSCGKCLGQLMTQANQCCAAQIGWRVLAPSCNIRYETYQFFQQPTAPLPPSPPVPAVDEITSVESLQFNFGTIRAATDNFSDANKLGKGGFGVVYRGRLSNGQEIAVKRLSKNSGQGDIEFKNEVLLVAKLQHRNLVKLFGFCMEGNERLLIYEFVPNTSLDHYIFDPMKRVDLDWGRRYKIIGGIARGLLYLHEDSRLRIIHRDLKTGNILLEAKMNPKISDFGMARLFVLDQTEGSTNRIVGTYGYMAPEYAMFGQFLIKSDVFSFGILILEIISGQKITSFRNTQNMEYLLSYAWRNWREGTASNLIDPILMKGGSKAEIMRCIHIGLLCVQQNVDDRPDMASVVLMLNSDSIALRLPTEPVSFMKSNVQSATPLQLDVNCARTSYEASITELSPR; encoded by the exons ATGAGAGTAGAGGAACTTGTTGGTTCTCTTCAGACATTTGAACTCATGTTACCTAAgcccaaaagctcaaaaaatctTGCTCTTAAGATCAAGGCTGCTAAAGGTAAATCTGTAGTTCATtttgatgaggattctggagaCGATGAAGAAATAGCAATTATTGCTAGGaagtttagaaaatttttcaaaaagaatGGAAATTTTAGAAGTAGGGAATCAAAAAATTTTGTGAATCCTAGTAATGAGGTTAGAGATAATTATGAaggcaaaaatgatgaaaatcatAAAGATAAATTATCTCGTGGTCGTAAGTGTCATGAATATGGTGGTATTGGTCATATTCGTGCTAATTGtggaaatttgataaattcaaaag CCTTTGGGATTTCTTATGATAGTGAACATGAGGCTAGTGAGTTTAACTCTCTAGATAGTGAACATGGCATATGTAATAATGAATCAGAAGAGGAGGGTgatctgcaaaatgcttataatgatCTGTATGTggaatgcattaaattgaagaagttaaATAAGCAACACTTGCAGAAACTCAAAgatgttaatcttgaaaatgatcgaCTTTCTGTTGCTTTAACTGATTTACATGCtattcataatactttgat aactggattgggatTTGATAAATCTGTTGTTTCTTCTACTAATGCTGCTTCTCcttcaaagttaatttttgtgaaaccagtttGTAAAGAAGAAAGCTTGACTAAGAAGAAGGAAATGTATCCTCCAGTTTCAAGAGGTGAGAAAG GCTGTGCGCTTATGAGCTCCATTAATTCCCAGCCAATTACCTATATTTACCACGTTTGTGAAGACCAAGCTAACAATTCATCCGACGCTTCTTTCGAATCAAACCTCACAGTCCTGCTGGGTTCTTTATCCTCTAAAGCTTCCGAAAACAACAGCTTCTACAACGATACCTCTAATGGCATCTACGGCCTCTTCCTCTGCCGAGGTGATGTTAACACTAGTACCTGCCAAAGCTGTGTCAGTTATGCGGCTCAAAATATCACAAGCCTGTGTCCATCAAATACAACTGCCATCATCTGGTTCGATCAATGCATGTTAAGGTACTCCGATACTAATTTCTTTGGAGTGGAAACGACATCGCCACGAGTCATCCTGTTCAATGTCCAGGATAGAACTTCCCCTAATATAACTGATTTTGGAGGACAATCTCTACTGAACGGACTAATAGCAGATGCTTTAGAAACAGAGATGTTGTACAAGGCAGATAACTGGTCCGGAAATAGCAATGCGTCGGAGCATAGATATGGGTTGGTGCAGTGTAATAGAGATATCGATTCTACTTCATGCGGCAAGTGTTTGGGACAGTTGATGACTCAAGCCAATCAGTGTTGCGCAGCGCAGATAGGGTGGCGCGTTTTGGCCCCAAGCTGTAATATAAGGTATGAGACCTACCAATTCTTTCAGCAACCAACTGCGCCGCTACCGCCATCGCCCCCTGTGCCTG CTGTGGATGAAATAACAAGTGTTGAATCCTTGCAATTTAATTTCGGCACCATTAGAGCTGCCACAGACAACTTTTCTGATGCGAATAAACTTGGGAAAGGTGGATTTGGGGTAGTTTACAGG GGTAGGCTTTCAAACGGACAAGAGATAGCAGTGAAAAGATTATCCAAAAACTCTGGACAAGGAGATATAGAATTTAAGAATGAGGTTCTACTAGTGGCCAAGCTCCAACACCGGAATTTAGTTAAGCTCTTTGGATTCTGcatggaaggaaatgaaagacTTCTTATATATGAGTTTGTGCCTAACACAAGCCTTGATCACTATATATTTG ATCCGATGAAGCGTGTAGACTTAGATTGGGGAAGGCGGTATAAAATTATAGGTGGCATTGCTCGAGGGCTTTTGTACCTTCATGAGGATTCCCGACTTCGGATTATTCATCGTGACCTCAAAACTGGCAACATTCTATTAGAAGCAAAAATGAATcctaaaatttcagattttggcatggcaagaTTATTCGTATTGGATCAAACTGAAGGCAGTACAAATAGAATTGTGGGGACCTA TGGATATATGGCTCCAGAATATGCAATGTTTGGGCAATTTTTGATAAAATCAGATGTCTTCAGCTTTGGTATCCTAATTTTAGAGATTATAAGTGGTCAAAAAATTACTAGTTTCCGTAACACACAGAATATGGAGTACCTTCTCAGCTAT GCATGGAGAAATTGGAGGGAGGGGACAGCTTCGAACCTCATAGATCCCATCTTAATGAAGGGTGGTTCAAAAGCTGAAATAATGAGATGTATTCACATCGGTCTACTGTGTGTTCAACAAAATGTAGATGACAGACCAGACATGGCTTCAGTTGTTCTCATGCTTAATAGCGATTCAATCGCTCTCCGTTTACCTACAGAACCTGTAAGCTTTATGAAGAGCAATGTTCAGTCAGCCACACCACTGCAACTGGATGTCAATTGCGCAAGAACTAGTTACGAGGCTTCAATTACTGAGTTATCTCCTAGGTAG
- the LOC132168771 gene encoding cysteine-rich repeat secretory protein 55-like, translating into MDDFAYSKASKVYGLVQCRGDMSASNCANCTKAAIAEALSECPKCKEVLVWFAWCFLRYSNESFFGIMEQGLVGITNDTDFDDPYVISKGLSFMGGLASTAPNQPCMFQKAVLDVGQSGQRYGVAQCRLDISRGDCGVCLDAQLVTSRTTIGNKRWWETYGPSCFMWYHDYQFYFNISISASEGSRRASSYGRVSIGVTIAVLALLVMV; encoded by the exons ATGGATGATTTTGCTTACTCCAAAGCCAGCAAGGTGTATGGTCTCGTGCAATGTAGAGGCGACATGTCTGCCAGTAATTGTGCCAACTGCACAAAGGCTGCCATTGCAGAAGCCTTGAGCGAGTGTCCGAAGTGCAAAGAGGTTTTGGTCTGGTTTGCTTGGTGTTTTCTACGGTATTCGAACGAGAGCTTTTTTGGGATTATGGAACAGGGTTTAGTGGGCATCACCAACGACACTGATTTCGACGATCCTTATGTGATTTCAAAAGGGCTTTCCTTCATGGGTGGTCTTGCTTCCACGGCTCCTAATCAGCCTTGTATGTTCCAGAAAGCGGTGCTGGATGTCGGACAAAGTGGGCAGAGGTATGGTGTGGCTCAGTGCAGGCTAGACATCAGTAGGGGTGACTGTGGCGTGTGCTTGGATGCTCAGTTGGTGACGTCTCGAACAACAATTGGAAACAAAAGATGGTGGGAAACATACGGTCCCAGTTGTTTTATGTGGTACCATGACTACCAGTTTTACTTCAACATCTCCATCTCTGCAAGTGAAG GTTCTAGAAGAGCCTCTTCATATGGAAGAGTTTCAATTGGAGTAACTATTGCAGTGCTAGCACTTCTGGTAATGGTCTAG
- the LOC132170021 gene encoding cysteine-rich receptor-like protein kinase 15, with product MAPGSAMEGLFSVKSDVYSFRVLMLEIISGKKNVGFYHPEHAESLLPHAWRLWNEDKGLELIDQTLVDTGPRNQPLRLIHIALLCVQEDPNERPTMSMVVLMLGSSSINLHRPLPPPFSLARSILSDQTSTTAARVGFFASDQYSTGASIQSKD from the exons ATGGCGCCAGGGTCTGCAATGGAAGGGCTATTTTCAGTAAAGTCCGATGTTTACAGCTTTAGAGTTTTAATGCTAGAAATCATAAGTGGGAAAAAGAATGTGGGCTTCTATCATCCAGAGCATGCAGAAAGCCTTCTCCCACAt GCATGGCGACTATGGAATGAAGACAAAGGACTGGAGTTGATAGATCAGACCTTAGTCGACACTGGTCCTCGAAATCAGCCTCTGAGATTGATCCATATCGCATTATTATGTGTTCAGGAAGATCCCAATGAAAGACCTACAATGTCAATGGTCGTCCTCATGCTTGGAAGCAGCTCGATAAATCTTCATCGTCCATTACCACCTCCTTTTTCTTTAGCTAGATCTATCTTATCTGATCAAACTTCAACAACTGCGGCCAGGGTAGGATTTTTCGCATCTGATCAATATTCAACAGGTGCTTCTATCCAGTCAAAAGATTAA
- the LOC132168768 gene encoding cysteine-rich receptor-like protein kinase 10 encodes MSSINSKPTYNYHFCEDQSNNSSDASFESNLTDLLGSLSSKACQNISFYNDTSNGIYGLFLCRGDVNSSTCQSCVSYAAQDITSRCPSNTTAIIWFDECMLRYSNTNFFGVEDLSPMVFMWNVENLTSSQQTDFGGRALMNGLIDDALGTEMLYMYKAGNSSGQVRYGLVQCTRDINSTSCGNCFQQLITEANRRWGCQKKIGWRVLAPSCNIRYENYSFIQQPPVPPPAPPLPQPVAAAPQPLPDNGGGNNTTKIVSITVSSIAVVAALLGFWHYSSFCKRRRGEEEEINQAIMLGNREGSQSIDFRDGCIHARNQDNSGEMHYFNLRTMQAATNNFSDANKLGEGGFGPVYKGKLIDGKEIAVKRLSMKSKQGLEEFKNEVLLIVKLQHKHLVRLLGCCLEGGEKLLVYEYMANTSLDAFLFDPAKSGILDWAKRTNILNGIARGLLYLHEDSRLKIIHRDMKASNVLLDDDMNPKISDFGTARIFDGNQVEANTNRVVGTYGYIAPEYAMEGQFSVKSDVYSFGVLMLEIISGKKNMGFYHPEHGESLLSIAWRLWNEGKGLELIDQTLVDTCPRSQALRLIHIALLCVQEDPSERPTMSMVVLMFGSSSINLPRPLAPPFSVRRPIFSDQSTTSGTMIRFSASDQSSTSAST; translated from the exons ATGAGCTCCATTAATTCCAAGCCAACCTACAATTACCACTTTTGTGAAGATCAATCTAACAATTCCTCCGACGCTTCTTTCGAATCAAACCTCACAGACCTGTTGGGTTCTTTATCCTCTAAAGCTTGCCAAAACATCAGCTTCTACAACGATACCTCTAATGGCATCTACGGCCTCTTCCTCTGTCGAGGTGATGTTAACAGTAGTACCTGCCAAAGTTGTGTCAGCTATGCGGCTCAAGATATCACAAGTCGGTGTCCATCAAATACAACTGCCATCATCTGGTTCGATGAATGCATGTTAAGGTACTCCAATACTAATTTCTTTGGAGTGGAAGATTTATCGCCAATGGTGTTCATGTGGAATGTCGAGAATCTAACCTCATCACAACAAACTGATTTTGGAGGACGAGCTCTAATGAACGGACTAATAGATGATGCTTTAGGAACAGAGATGTTGTACATGTACAAGGCAGGTAACTCGTCTGGGCAGGTTAGATATGGATTGGTTCAGTGTACTAGAGATATCAATTCTACTTCATGCGGCAATTGTTTCCAACAGTTGATTACTGAAGCCAATCGGCGTTGGGGTTGCCAAAAGAAGATAGGGTGGCGCGTTTTGGCCCCAAGTTGCAATATAAGGTATGAGAACTACTCATTCATTCAGCAACCACCTGTGCCGCCGCCTGCACCGCCGCTGCCCCAACCTGTGGCTGCAGCACCACAGCCACTGCCTGATAATG GAGGAGGAAACAATACAACAAAGATCGTAAGCATTACCGTATCATCAATTGCAGTAGTTGCGGCCCTCTTGGGTTTCTGGCATTATTCATCCTTTTGCAAGAGGAGAAGAGGAGAAG AAGAGGAAATAAACCAAGCAATTATGTTAGGAAACAGGGAAGGTTCACAGTCAATAGACTTCAGGGACGGATGTATCCATGCCAGGAATCAAGACAACAGTGGAGAAATGCATTACTTCAATTTAAGGACCATGCAGGCTGctacaaataatttttctgATGCAAATAAGCTTGGAGAAGGTGGTTTCGGCCCAGTTTACAAG GGGAAGCTGATTGATGGAAAGGAAATAGCAGTTAAAAGGCTTTCAATGAAATCTAAACAAGGTCTTGAAGAGTTCAAGAATGAAGTTTTGTTAATTGTCAAACTTCAACACAAACATCTAGTAAGGCTCTTGGGATGCTGCTTGGAAGGAGGCGAAAAGCTTCTAGTCTATGAGTACATGGCCAACACTAGTCTGGATGCCTTCCTGTTTg ATCCAGCAAAAAGTGGAATACTAGATTGGGCTAAGCGCACAAACATTCTTAATGGGATCGCTAGGGGCCTTCTATATCTACATGAAGACTCTCGACTCAAAATTATCCATAGAGATATGAAAGCAAGCAATGTATTGTTAGATGATGACATGAACCCAAAGATATCAGATTTTGGCACTGCTAGGATTTTCGATGGCAATCAAGTAGAAGCCAACACTAACAGAGTCGTGGGTACATA TGGATACATAGCGCCAGAGTATGCAATGGAGGGGCAATTTTCAGTAAAGTCCGACGTTTACAGCTTTGGAGTTTTAATGCTAGAAATCATAAGTGGGAAAAAGAATATGGGCTTCTATCATCCAGAGCATGGAGAAAGCCTTCTCTCAATT GCATGGCGACTATGGAATGAAGGCAAAGGACTGGAGTTGATAGATCAGACCTTAGTCGACACTTGTCCTCGAAGTCAGGCTCTGAGATTGATCCATATCGCATTGTTGTGTGTTCAGGAAGATCCCAGTGAAAGACCTACAATGTCAATGGTCGTCCTCATGTTTGGAAGCAGCTCGATAAACCTTCCTCGGCCATTAGCACCTCCATTCTCTGTACGTAGACCTATCTTTTCTGATCAATCTACAACAAGTGGAACCATGATAAGATTTTCGGCATCTGATCAATCTTCAACAAGTGCTTCTACCTAG
- the LOC132170022 gene encoding cysteine-rich receptor-like protein kinase 25: MVFIQKAFLFLLFVGCALISSINSQQTYSFPVNLNYCQDQSNETTKASFESNRTVLLSSLSSKASENNSFYNDTSNGVYGLFLCRGDASIGTCQRCVIYAVEYIKLLCPSSKTVIIWFDDCMLRYSDTNFFGVQQIFPGAFMWNIKNTTSPGTNFGAIALMNELIADALGTETLYKTGKRPVGDGSEWYSHSLLGTFMKYLIRSIISTGSGFPFETLPSLVIADDMNDEFDDTLSFVKSSSVVFGFEAKTLGSEKTGVKLCGCALMSSINSKPTYNYHFCEDQSNNSSDASFESNLTDLLGSLPSKACQNISFYNDTSNGIYGLFLCRGDVNSSTCQSCVSYAAQDITSRCPSNTTAIIWFDECMLRYSNTDFFGVEDLSPMVFMWNVENLTSPQQTDFGGRALMNGLIDDALGTEMLYMYKACNSSGQVRYGMVQCTRDINSTSCGNCFQQLITEANRRCQKKIGWRVLAPSCNIRYENYPFIQQPPVPPPAPPLPHPVAAAPQPLPDNGKTSSTFPASA, translated from the exons ATGGTTTTCATCCAAAAAGCCttcctttttctattatttgtaGGGTGTGCGCTTATCAGCTCCATTAATTCGCAGCAAACCTACAGTTTCCCAGTGAATCTAAACTATTGTCAAGATCAATCCAACGAAACCACCAAGGCCTCTTTCGAATCAAACCGCACGGTCCTGTTGAGTTCTTTATCCTCTAAAGCTTCCGAAAACAACAGCTTCTACAACGATACCTCTAATGGCGTCTACGGCCTCTTCCTCTGCCGAGGTGATGCTAGCATTGGTACCTGCCAACGCTGTGTCATCTACGCGGTTGAATATATCAAACTTCTGTGTCCATCTTCTAAAACTGTCATCATCTGGTTCGATGATTGCATGTTAAGGTACTCCGATACTAATTTCTTTGGAGTGCAACAGATATTTCCAGGGGCGTTCATGTGGAATATCAAGAATACCACTTCACCTGGAACTAATTTTGGAGCAATAGCTCTAATGAATGAACTAATAGCAGATGCTTTAGGAACAGAGACGTTGTACAAGACAGGTAAACGGCCTGTGGGTGATGGGTCTGAG TGGTATTCCCATTCACTGCTTGGAACCTTCATGAAATACTTGATCCGATCCATCATCTCTACTGGGTCTGG CTTCCCGTTTGAGACGTTGCCGTCTTTGGTGATCGCAGACGACATGAATGACGAGTTTGATGACACGCTGTCCTTTGTGAAATCCAGCTCGGTAGTCTTCGGGTTCGAGGCGAAAACACTAGGTTCCGAGAAGACGGGGGTCAAACTCTGTG GCTGTGCGCTTATGAGCTCCATTAATTCCAAGCCAACCTACAATTACCACTTTTGTGAAGATCAATCTAACAATTCCTCCGACGCTTCTTTCGAATCAAACCTCACAGACCTGTTGGGTTCTTTACCCTCTAAAGCTTGCCAAAACATCAGCTTCTACAACGATACCTCTAATGGCATCTACGGCCTCTTCCTCTGTCGAGGTGATGTTAACAGTAGTACCTGCCAAAGTTGTGTCAGCTATGCGGCTCAAGATATCACAAGTCGGTGTCCATCAAATACAACTGCCATCATCTGGTTCGATGAATGCATGTTAAGGTACTCCAATACTGATTTCTTTGGAGTGGAAGATTTATCGCCAATGGTGTTCATGTGGAATGTCGAGAATCTAACCTCACCACAACAAACTGATTTTGGAGGACGAGCTCTAATGAACGGACTAATAGATGATGCTTTAGGAACAGAGATGTTGTACATGTACAAGGCATGTAACTCGTCTGGGCAGGTTAGATATGGGATGGTTCAGTGTACTAGAGATATCAATTCTACTTCATGCGGCAATTGTTTCCAACAGTTGATTACTGAAGCCAATCGGCGTTGCCAAAAGAAGATAGGGTGGCGCGTTTTGGCCCCAAGTTGCAATATAAGGTATGAGAACTACCCATTCATTCAGCAACCACCTGTGCCGCCACCTGCACCGCCGCTGCCCCATCCTGTGGCTGCAGCACCACAGCCACTGCCTGATAATGGTAAGACTAGTTCAACTTTTCCGGCCTCTGCATAA
- the LOC132168772 gene encoding cysteine-rich receptor-like protein kinase 10, with amino-acid sequence MLGNRDCSQSIDFRDGCIHARNQDNSGEMHYFNLRTMQAATNNFSDANKLGEGGFGPVYKGKLIDGKEIAVKRLSMKSKQGLEEFKNEVLLIVKLQHKHLVRLLGCCLEGGEKLLVYEYMANTSLDAFLFDPAKSGILDWAKRTNILNGIARGLLYLHEDSRLKIIHRDMKASNVLLDDDMNPKISDFGTARIYKKGIEEANTNRVVGTYGYMAPEYAMEGQFSVKSDVYSFGVLMLEIISGKKNMGFYHPEHGESLLSIAWRLWNEGKGLELIDQTLVDTCPRSQALRLIHIALLCVQEDPSERPTMSMVVLMFGSSSINLPRPLAPPFSVRRPIFSDQSTTSGTMIRFSASDQSSTSAST; translated from the exons ATGTTAGGAAACAGGGACTGTTCACAGTCAATAGACTTCAGGGACGGATGTATCCATGCCAGGAATCAGGACAACAGTGGAGAAATGCATTACTTCAATTTAAGGACCATGCAGGCTGctacaaataatttttctgATGCAAATAAGCTTGGAGAAGGTGGTTTCGGCCCAGTTTACAAG GGGAAGCTGATTGATGGAAAGGAAATAGCAGTTAAAAGGCTTTCAATGAAATCTAAACAAGGTCTTGAAGAGTTCAAGAATGAAGTTTTGTTAATTGTCAAACTTCAACACAAACATCTAGTAAGGCTCTTGGGATGCTGCTTGGAAGGAGGCGAAAAGCTTCTAGTCTATGAGTACATGGCCAACACTAGTCTGGATGCCTTCCTGTTTg ATCCAGCAAAAAGTGGAATACTAGATTGGGCTAAGCGCACAAACATTCTTAATGGGATCGCTAGGGGCCTTCTATATCTACATGAAGACTCTCGACTCAAAATTATCCATAGAGATATGAAAGCAAGCAATGTATTGTTAGATGATGACATGAACCCAAAGATATCAGATTTTGGCACTGCTAGGATTT ATAAGAAAGGTATTGAAG AAGCGAACACTAACAGAGTCGTGGGTACATA TGGATACATGGCGCCAGAGTATGCAATGGAGGGGCAATTTTCAGTAAAGTCCGACGTTTACAGCTTTGGAGTTTTAATGCTAGAAATCATAAGTGGGAAAAAGAATATGGGCTTCTATCATCCAGAGCATGGAGAAAGCCTTCTCTCAATT GCATGGCGACTATGGAATGAAGGCAAAGGACTGGAGTTGATAGATCAGACCTTAGTCGACACTTGTCCTCGAAGTCAGGCTCTGAGATTGATCCATATCGCATTGTTGTGTGTTCAGGAAGATCCCAGTGAAAGACCTACAATGTCAATGGTCGTCCTCATGTTTGGAAGCAGCTCGATAAACCTTCCTCGGCCATTAGCACCTCCATTCTCTGTACGTAGACCTATCTTTTCTGATCAATCTACAACAAGTGGAACCATGATAAGATTTTCGGCATCTGATCAATCTTCAACAAGTGCTTCTACCTAG